The following are encoded in a window of Saccharothrix longispora genomic DNA:
- a CDS encoding methylaspartate mutase encodes MSFERFVASRHAAGELVVQPRMGFADPAAMRAGLAATRDAAAATVGTITLDSYTRVGDTDSVSRALRAGNPLNGYPIVNHPPEVTRAMLDGIEGPDFPVQVRHGSARPADIFRAMIAAGLHATEGGPVSYCLPYSRTPLDESVRNWSECCELLLAAEQPGSRPHLETFGGCMLGQLCPPSELVALSVLEALFFHRAGFRSLSVSYAQQTNLAQDQEAVAALRRLCAELLPGTTWHVVVYAYMGLFPRTAAGARGLLRSAAELAVTTGSERLIVKTVAEAHRIPTVAENVAALAQAASAAGTAVAPVDADNQVYREAHALVDAVLNSHADLGRAIVIAFKRGLLDIPFCLHPDNAGQARSHLAPDGRLGWSELGSLPLRRVVERARAGPITSSTLMSALSYVQNTHDARALARPMPAIGTDAR; translated from the coding sequence GTGAGCTTCGAGCGGTTCGTCGCGAGCCGGCACGCGGCCGGTGAACTCGTGGTGCAGCCCCGGATGGGCTTCGCCGACCCGGCCGCCATGCGCGCCGGGCTGGCCGCGACGAGGGACGCCGCCGCCGCGACGGTCGGCACCATCACGCTCGACAGCTACACCCGGGTCGGCGACACCGACTCCGTCTCCCGCGCGCTGCGCGCCGGGAACCCGCTGAACGGCTACCCCATCGTCAACCACCCGCCCGAGGTCACCCGCGCGATGCTCGACGGCATCGAGGGCCCCGACTTCCCGGTGCAGGTGCGGCACGGTTCGGCGCGTCCCGCGGACATCTTCCGCGCGATGATCGCCGCCGGCCTGCACGCCACCGAGGGCGGCCCGGTCTCCTACTGCCTGCCCTACAGCCGGACCCCGCTCGACGAGTCCGTGCGCAACTGGTCCGAGTGCTGCGAGCTGCTGCTGGCCGCCGAGCAACCGGGCAGCAGGCCGCACCTGGAGACCTTCGGCGGCTGCATGCTGGGCCAGCTGTGCCCGCCGAGCGAGCTGGTCGCGCTCAGCGTGCTCGAAGCGCTGTTCTTCCACCGGGCCGGGTTCCGCAGCCTCTCCGTGAGCTACGCGCAGCAGACGAACCTGGCGCAGGACCAGGAGGCGGTGGCGGCGCTGCGCAGGCTGTGCGCCGAGCTGCTGCCGGGCACCACCTGGCACGTGGTGGTCTACGCGTACATGGGGCTGTTCCCGCGCACCGCGGCCGGGGCGCGGGGACTGCTGCGCTCGGCGGCCGAGCTGGCCGTGACCACCGGGTCGGAGCGGCTGATCGTGAAGACCGTCGCCGAGGCGCACCGCATCCCCACCGTCGCCGAGAACGTGGCGGCGCTGGCGCAGGCGGCCTCCGCCGCCGGCACCGCGGTGGCCCCGGTGGACGCGGACAACCAGGTCTACCGCGAGGCGCACGCGCTCGTCGACGCGGTGCTCAACAGCCACGCCGACCTGGGCCGCGCGATCGTGATCGCGTTCAAGCGCGGCCTGCTCGACATCCCGTTCTGCCTGCACCCGGACAACGCCGGGCAGGCCCGCAGCCACCTCGCCCCGGACGGCCGGCTCGGCTGGTCCGAACTCGGGTCGCTGCCGCTGCGGCGGGTCGTCGAGCGCGCCCGGGCGGGCCCGATCACGTCGTCGACGTTGATGTCCGCCCTCTCCTACGTCCAGAACACCCACGACGCCAGGGCATTGGCACGGCCGATGCCCGCGATCGGAACGGATGCGCGATGA
- a CDS encoding cobalamin B12-binding domain-containing protein, producing the protein MNDDAAPVGAVVDAGAAKRTVIVSSMASDSHTWNLVYLELLLGELGFDVVNLGACVPDELLRSEYLSRRPALLVLSSVNGHGYQDGLRVIRRLREFPQAHRAPVVIGGKLGIGGALTEDEVGQLLLAGFDAVFDDQRDPAPFHRLAAELSTGSAQLPVRVEGAEA; encoded by the coding sequence GTGAACGACGACGCGGCCCCCGTCGGGGCGGTGGTGGACGCGGGCGCGGCCAAGCGGACCGTGATCGTCAGCAGCATGGCGTCCGACTCGCACACGTGGAACCTCGTGTACCTGGAGCTGCTGCTGGGCGAACTCGGGTTCGACGTGGTGAACCTCGGCGCGTGCGTGCCGGACGAGCTGCTGAGGTCCGAGTACCTGAGCCGTCGGCCCGCGCTGCTCGTGCTGAGCAGCGTGAACGGGCACGGCTACCAGGACGGCCTGCGCGTGATCCGGCGCCTGCGGGAGTTCCCGCAGGCGCACCGGGCCCCGGTGGTCATCGGCGGCAAGCTCGGCATCGGCGGGGCGCTCACCGAGGACGAGGTCGGGCAGTTGCTGCTCGCCGGCTTCGACGCGGTGTTCGACGACCAGCGGGACCCCGCCCCGTTCCACCGGCTCGCCGCCGAGCTCTCGACCGGCTCGGCGCAGCTGCCGGTGCGGGTGGAAGGGGCCGAGGCGTGA
- a CDS encoding type III PLP-dependent enzyme, translating into MSKYRTLAEKFGTPTYVYDLDVVAQARDQLFGLLPDGVELFYALKANPHPEIARELRAGGDRPCRAEISSTGELGNALAAGFAPEEILYTGPGKTDAELERAVAAGVRLFSVESASDLRHVGAAAVKHGVTASCLLRVNTTASNASSGIRMMGRPSQFGIDAETLPALMPELRAVPGTRLVGAHFFTMSNAQDEDGLLGEYEFVLHSAARLRDEVGLPLELLDIGGGFSSPYAVPGPRTDYPKLRAGLEVLLDLHLPEWRSGEVGLACESGRYLAGSCGSLLAGVVNVKESRGHRFVILDGGINVLGGLSGIGRLLPAAVDLDGVDDDDLRTGSLVGPLCTPGDSLAKAARMPELAPGDVVTVPNVGAYGVTASLIGFLGRPAPVEVVVRGEDVVSVSRLDYHRTYEVTP; encoded by the coding sequence GTGAGCAAGTACCGCACCCTGGCCGAGAAGTTCGGCACACCCACCTACGTCTACGACCTCGACGTGGTCGCGCAGGCCCGCGACCAGCTGTTCGGTCTGCTGCCCGACGGCGTCGAGCTGTTCTACGCGCTCAAGGCCAACCCGCACCCGGAGATCGCGCGCGAGCTGCGCGCCGGGGGCGACCGGCCGTGCCGCGCGGAGATCAGCTCCACCGGCGAGCTGGGCAACGCCCTGGCCGCCGGGTTCGCACCGGAGGAGATCCTCTACACCGGCCCGGGCAAGACGGACGCCGAACTGGAGCGGGCCGTCGCCGCCGGGGTCCGGCTGTTCTCCGTCGAGTCGGCGAGCGACCTGCGGCACGTCGGCGCCGCCGCGGTGAAGCACGGCGTGACCGCGTCGTGCCTGCTGCGCGTGAACACCACCGCGAGCAACGCCTCCAGCGGCATCCGCATGATGGGCCGGCCCTCGCAGTTCGGCATCGACGCCGAGACCCTCCCCGCGCTCATGCCCGAGCTGCGGGCCGTGCCCGGCACCCGCCTCGTCGGGGCGCACTTCTTCACCATGAGCAACGCCCAGGACGAGGACGGCCTGCTCGGCGAGTACGAGTTCGTGCTGCACTCCGCCGCGCGGCTGCGCGACGAGGTCGGCCTGCCGCTGGAGCTGCTCGACATCGGCGGCGGCTTCTCCTCGCCCTACGCCGTGCCCGGCCCGCGCACCGACTACCCGAAGCTGCGCGCGGGCCTGGAGGTCCTGCTCGACCTGCACCTGCCCGAGTGGCGCTCCGGTGAGGTCGGGCTGGCCTGCGAGTCCGGCCGCTACCTGGCCGGCAGCTGCGGCTCGCTGCTCGCGGGGGTGGTGAACGTCAAGGAGAGCCGGGGCCACCGGTTCGTGATCCTCGACGGCGGCATCAACGTGCTCGGCGGCCTGTCCGGCATCGGCCGGCTGCTGCCCGCCGCCGTCGACCTCGACGGCGTCGACGACGACGACCTGCGCACCGGCAGCCTCGTCGGCCCCCTGTGCACGCCCGGCGACTCGCTCGCCAAGGCGGCCAGGATGCCCGAGCTGGCGCCCGGCGACGTGGTGACCGTGCCGAACGTGGGCGCGTACGGCGTGACCGCGAGCCTCATCGGCTTCCTGGGCCGTCCGGCGCCGGTCGAGGTCGTGGTGCGCGGCGAGGACGTCGTCTCGGTGTCCCGGTTGGACTACCACCGGACGTACGAGGTGACGCCGTGA
- a CDS encoding AMP-binding protein — MNDSPGGPLIHSLLDEAVADAPASTAVRDAAGAWTYAELAAWSRAAEAVLARRGVGRGDRVLLQLPTTRELVALLYGTSRRGAVFVPVNPAMKPFQFGSVAANAEPVLLVTPAEFGPLWTEVERAFAAGERAEPTEVAEDDVAVLVYTSGSTATPKGVIGPHRQVVFATRAIQAVLGYRGDDVVFCRFPMSWDYGLYKVLLACGGRSEIVLADAESDLRLLRRMREVGATVVPIVPSLATMIATLAGRDDQPPAPVRLFTNTGAALPDATIAALRAAFPGVRVVRQFGQTECKRITIMPPDEDLDRPGSSGLPLPGTSVHILAADGTELPAGDIGEIVAAGPHVMPGYWRAPELSARAFRRDEATGALRLHTGDYGRLDADGYLYFEGRRDDMFKRKGIRMSTLEIEAAAMDIPGVRAAGAIPPSDTRDLAICVEGDLSPTTVLRELAKRLEPQKVPSLCHVVEELPLTAHGKNATDELARLVEGAHQ; from the coding sequence GTGAACGATTCTCCTGGCGGTCCGCTCATCCACTCCCTGCTCGACGAGGCGGTGGCCGACGCGCCCGCGTCGACCGCGGTGCGCGACGCCGCCGGCGCCTGGACCTACGCCGAACTGGCCGCGTGGAGCCGTGCCGCGGAAGCGGTGCTGGCACGCCGGGGCGTCGGCCGCGGCGACCGCGTCCTCCTGCAACTGCCCACCACCCGCGAGCTGGTCGCGCTGCTCTACGGCACCTCCCGTCGCGGCGCGGTGTTCGTGCCGGTGAACCCGGCGATGAAGCCGTTCCAGTTCGGGTCCGTGGCGGCGAACGCCGAACCGGTGCTGCTCGTCACGCCGGCCGAGTTCGGTCCGCTGTGGACGGAGGTCGAGCGGGCCTTCGCCGCGGGCGAGCGGGCCGAGCCGACGGAGGTGGCGGAGGACGACGTCGCCGTCCTCGTCTACACCTCCGGCAGCACCGCCACGCCGAAGGGCGTGATCGGGCCGCACCGCCAGGTCGTCTTCGCCACCCGGGCGATCCAGGCCGTGCTCGGCTACCGAGGCGACGACGTGGTGTTCTGCCGGTTCCCGATGTCCTGGGACTACGGCCTCTACAAGGTGCTGCTGGCGTGCGGCGGGCGCAGCGAGATCGTGCTCGCCGACGCCGAGTCGGACCTGCGGCTGCTCCGGCGGATGCGGGAGGTCGGCGCCACGGTGGTGCCCATCGTCCCGTCGCTCGCCACCATGATCGCCACGCTCGCCGGGCGCGACGACCAACCGCCCGCGCCCGTGCGGCTGTTCACCAACACCGGCGCGGCGCTGCCCGACGCCACGATCGCCGCCCTCCGCGCGGCCTTCCCCGGCGTCCGGGTGGTCCGCCAGTTCGGCCAGACCGAGTGCAAGCGGATCACGATCATGCCGCCCGACGAGGACCTCGACCGCCCCGGCTCCTCGGGGCTCCCGCTGCCCGGCACGTCCGTGCACATCCTCGCCGCCGACGGCACCGAGCTGCCCGCCGGCGACATCGGCGAGATCGTCGCCGCCGGCCCGCACGTGATGCCGGGCTACTGGCGCGCGCCGGAGCTGAGCGCCCGCGCCTTCCGCCGCGACGAGGCCACCGGCGCGCTCCGCCTGCACACCGGCGACTACGGCCGGCTCGACGCCGACGGCTACCTCTACTTCGAGGGCCGCCGCGACGACATGTTCAAGCGCAAGGGCATCCGGATGTCCACGCTGGAGATCGAGGCCGCCGCGATGGACATCCCCGGTGTCCGCGCGGCCGGCGCGATCCCGCCGAGCGACACCCGGGACCTCGCCATCTGCGTCGAGGGCGACCTGTCGCCCACGACGGTCCTGCGGGAACTCGCCAAGCGGCTGGAGCCGCAGAAGGTCCCGTCGCTGTGCCACGTCGTGGAGGAGCTCCCGCTCACGGCGCACGGCAAGAACGCCACGGACGAACTCGCCCGGCTCGTGGAAGGCGCCCACCAGTGA
- a CDS encoding AMP-binding protein, producing the protein MDTSSTGLHARFLRGLARSERGVALHLGEQRIDYARLHDLALLWGGALVDAGARTVGVLADKGITAYAGVLAGLYAGATVVPLRPDFPAARTAQMVQAAGVDAIVADARGLAQCPRVLAGRRATVLAPGAEGATAAVVRPHFSRALAAPLSVSPEDTAYVLFTSGSTGRPKGVRISHGATDHYFGLLDARYDFTPDDVFSQTFDLNFDCAMFDLFCAWGAGAPAVVPPRAAYRALPEFVADRGVTVWFSTPSAVDLVRRTGGLRPGALSGLRWSFFAGEALNVRDAADWRAASSSTVENLYGPTELTITVAGYRWDDVETPRIAVNGVVPIGEVHAGHDHLLLGEHDVAAPEEPGAEGELCVAGPQLTPGYLDPADERGRFLDRGGRRYYRTGDRVRRLDDGVLAYLGRLDSQVQVLGWRVELTEVEHALRACGVHDAVALGVASDAGTELFVFYTGPTRPVIELVRALREVLPEGVIPRHYRNVAEFPLNSNRKIDRKALAAEAADLLSPVPVG; encoded by the coding sequence ATGGACACGAGTTCCACCGGGCTGCACGCCCGGTTCCTGCGGGGCCTGGCCCGGTCGGAGCGCGGGGTCGCGCTCCACCTGGGCGAACAGCGGATCGACTACGCCCGGCTGCACGACCTGGCCCTGCTCTGGGGCGGCGCGCTGGTCGACGCCGGCGCCCGCACGGTAGGGGTGCTGGCGGACAAGGGGATCACCGCGTACGCCGGTGTCCTCGCCGGGCTCTACGCCGGCGCGACCGTCGTGCCGCTGCGACCCGACTTCCCGGCGGCGCGCACCGCGCAGATGGTCCAGGCCGCCGGGGTGGACGCGATCGTCGCCGACGCGCGCGGTCTCGCCCAGTGCCCGCGGGTGCTGGCCGGGCGGCGGGCGACCGTGCTCGCACCCGGGGCGGAGGGGGCGACGGCGGCGGTGGTCCGGCCGCACTTCTCCCGGGCCCTGGCCGCGCCGCTGTCGGTGAGCCCGGAGGACACCGCGTACGTGCTGTTCACCTCGGGGTCCACCGGCCGCCCCAAGGGGGTCCGGATCAGCCACGGCGCCACCGACCACTACTTCGGCCTGCTCGACGCGCGCTACGACTTCACGCCGGACGACGTGTTCTCCCAGACCTTCGACCTGAACTTCGACTGCGCGATGTTCGACCTGTTCTGCGCGTGGGGCGCCGGCGCGCCGGCGGTCGTGCCGCCGCGAGCCGCCTACCGCGCGCTGCCGGAGTTCGTGGCCGACCGCGGGGTGACGGTCTGGTTCTCCACGCCGAGCGCCGTCGACCTCGTCCGCCGCACCGGCGGGCTGCGCCCCGGCGCCCTGTCGGGGCTGCGGTGGAGCTTCTTCGCCGGTGAGGCGCTGAACGTGCGGGACGCGGCCGACTGGCGGGCCGCGTCCTCCTCGACCGTGGAGAACCTGTACGGGCCCACCGAGCTCACCATCACCGTCGCCGGCTACCGCTGGGACGACGTGGAGACGCCCCGGATCGCGGTGAACGGCGTGGTGCCGATCGGCGAGGTGCACGCGGGCCACGACCACCTGCTGCTGGGCGAGCACGACGTCGCGGCGCCCGAGGAGCCGGGGGCCGAGGGCGAGCTGTGCGTCGCCGGCCCGCAGCTGACCCCGGGCTACCTCGACCCGGCCGACGAGCGCGGCCGGTTCCTCGACCGCGGCGGTCGCCGCTACTACCGCACGGGCGACCGCGTCCGCCGGCTCGACGACGGCGTCCTCGCCTACCTCGGCCGCCTCGACTCGCAGGTCCAGGTGCTCGGCTGGCGCGTCGAGCTCACGGAGGTGGAGCACGCCCTGCGCGCCTGCGGTGTGCACGACGCCGTGGCGCTGGGCGTCGCCTCGGACGCGGGCACCGAGCTGTTCGTGTTCTACACCGGCCCGACCCGGCCGGTGATCGAACTGGTCCGCGCCCTGCGCGAGGTGCTGCCCGAAGGCGTGATCCCGCGCCACTACCGCAACGTCGCCGAATTCCCCCTCAACTCCAACCGGAAGATCGACCGCAAGGCGCTGGCCGCGGAAGCCGCCGATCTGCTCAGCCCTGTGCCGGTCGGCTGA
- a CDS encoding acyl carrier protein, which translates to MWDSTFDETLRSFLPFLSAEEALAADTPLREYGLDSLATVELLAVLEQNYGVRFQDDALNLETFENPGRLWTTLAGLQPAS; encoded by the coding sequence ATGTGGGACAGCACTTTCGACGAGACGCTGCGCTCGTTCCTCCCGTTCCTGTCCGCCGAGGAGGCCTTGGCGGCCGACACCCCGCTCCGGGAGTACGGCCTCGACTCGCTCGCGACCGTGGAGCTGCTCGCCGTGCTGGAGCAGAACTACGGGGTCCGCTTCCAGGACGACGCCCTGAACCTGGAGACCTTCGAGAACCCCGGCCGGCTGTGGACCACGTTGGCCGGCTTGCAGCCCGCTAGCTGA
- a CDS encoding ACP S-malonyltransferase gives MDEATGPGSAIVFPGMSPCRFADFGKFLLLNPFARRLTAEAGDRLGYPLIDRFRDAEGDYSEYAQVGFMLTCVALAEWAEQEYGISPDYCTGPSFGEKPASVYAGSLTFSDAVWMTAELARCLTEFFATEYTDVVTHSFVRTPEDKLDEVLAELAARGEWHDISCYIDHDFYMVSLRERNLDWLKDAVRGMGGLSLYTMRPPLHSRAFGALRRKVEDEVIGDLRFHDPLLPIIADQDGSILRSGEQVRTMLLDSIVKPLNWLQVVSSLEQLGVRKLWVAGPDTLFGRVRATTSRFEVVTVNPRLALHPRRRGTGPSHVS, from the coding sequence ATGGATGAGGCCACCGGGCCGGGGTCGGCGATCGTCTTCCCCGGGATGAGCCCGTGCAGGTTCGCCGACTTCGGCAAGTTCCTACTCCTCAACCCCTTCGCCCGCCGGCTGACCGCGGAAGCGGGCGACCGGCTCGGCTACCCGCTGATCGACCGCTTCCGCGACGCGGAGGGCGACTACTCCGAGTACGCGCAGGTCGGGTTCATGCTCACCTGCGTCGCGCTCGCCGAGTGGGCGGAGCAGGAGTACGGCATCAGCCCCGACTACTGCACCGGGCCGAGCTTCGGCGAGAAGCCCGCCAGCGTGTACGCCGGTTCCCTGACCTTCTCCGACGCCGTGTGGATGACCGCGGAGCTGGCGCGCTGCCTCACCGAGTTCTTCGCGACCGAGTACACGGACGTGGTCACGCACTCGTTCGTCCGGACGCCGGAGGACAAGCTGGACGAGGTGCTCGCCGAGCTGGCGGCACGCGGCGAGTGGCACGACATCTCGTGCTACATCGACCACGACTTCTACATGGTGTCGTTGCGCGAGCGGAACCTCGACTGGCTCAAGGACGCGGTGCGCGGCATGGGCGGGCTCTCGCTCTACACGATGCGACCGCCCCTGCACTCGCGGGCGTTCGGCGCGCTGCGCCGCAAGGTGGAGGACGAGGTCATCGGCGACCTGCGGTTCCACGACCCGCTCCTGCCGATCATCGCCGACCAGGACGGTTCGATCCTGCGCTCCGGCGAGCAGGTGCGCACCATGCTGCTCGACAGCATCGTCAAGCCGCTGAACTGGTTGCAGGTGGTCTCGTCGCTGGAGCAGCTCGGGGTGCGCAAGCTCTGGGTGGCGGGCCCGGACACGCTGTTCGGTCGCGTCCGGGCCACCACGAGCCGGTTCGAGGTGGTCACGGTGAACCCCCGCCTGGCCCTGCACCCGCGGCGGCGTGGCACCGGACCGTCGCACGTCAGCTAG
- a CDS encoding proline iminopeptidase-family hydrolase, which yields MVVAPTDKGWVPFGGHRTWYRVTGVVGGELPAVVVVHGGPGSTHDYLRNLGSLAEHGWPVVHYDQLGGGGSTHLPDADPGFWTPELFGDELDNLLHRLGIEDNYVLFGQSWGGLVVARHAAGRPDGLRGLVIANSPASYPLWRQEMDVLRARLPTGVDAALRAHEAAGTTGTQEYFDLMRVFYDRHVCRVLPWPDEYLASFLEMAEDNTVYSVMNGPSEFTVTGTLKDYSVIDHLDDIEVPTLLVSGRHDEATPVTVQPYADRIHDVRWEIFEHSSHVPHLEEPERFREVLLGFLREVHACASESRTAGREVARHG from the coding sequence ATGGTCGTGGCACCCACGGACAAGGGCTGGGTCCCGTTCGGCGGGCACCGCACCTGGTACCGGGTCACCGGCGTCGTCGGAGGGGAGTTGCCCGCCGTCGTCGTGGTGCACGGCGGGCCCGGGAGCACGCACGACTACCTGCGCAACCTCGGCTCGCTCGCCGAGCACGGCTGGCCGGTGGTGCACTACGACCAGCTGGGCGGCGGCGGGTCGACGCACCTGCCGGACGCGGACCCGGGGTTCTGGACCCCCGAGCTGTTCGGCGACGAGCTCGACAACCTGCTGCACCGGCTGGGGATCGAGGACAACTACGTCCTCTTCGGACAGTCCTGGGGCGGTCTGGTCGTCGCGCGCCACGCCGCCGGGCGGCCGGACGGCCTGCGCGGGCTCGTGATCGCGAACTCGCCGGCGTCGTACCCGTTGTGGCGGCAGGAGATGGACGTGCTGCGGGCGCGGCTCCCGACCGGCGTGGACGCCGCGCTGCGGGCGCACGAGGCCGCCGGCACCACCGGCACGCAGGAGTACTTCGACCTCATGCGGGTGTTCTACGACCGGCACGTGTGCCGGGTGCTGCCGTGGCCGGACGAGTACCTGGCCTCGTTCCTGGAGATGGCCGAGGACAACACCGTCTACTCCGTGATGAACGGGCCGAGCGAGTTCACCGTCACCGGCACGCTCAAGGACTACTCGGTGATCGACCACCTCGACGACATCGAGGTGCCCACGCTCCTCGTCTCCGGTCGGCACGACGAGGCCACCCCGGTGACCGTCCAGCCGTACGCCGACCGCATCCACGACGTGCGCTGGGAGATCTTCGAGCACTCCAGCCACGTGCCGCACCTGGAGGAACCCGAGCGGTTCCGCGAGGTCCTGCTCGGCTTCCTGCGAGAAGTCCACGCCTGCGCGTCCGAGAGCCGGACCGCCGGAAGAGAGGTCGCCAGACATGGATGA
- a CDS encoding nucleotide disphospho-sugar-binding domain-containing protein, which yields MLMVFPTRTHVYSMAPVGWALAAAGHEVRFVGQRNPREVASFAETGLDAMWFGGDLDIARHRRLQVDGDNAMQGGFRISESRPERYTEEYVRNVYEHWVDVFRWTTPDPLLDELVRFARHWRPDLVVWDPMIYAAPIVARAVGVPHLRMMYAADQTARIAAQYRDLRASRPDDRSPDPFVEWMTAAVGRFGADYDESLRHGVKTIDCHPSYLRYDGVDVDYVPARFVPQNKPMAIPRWVLDEPARPRVMLTLGVSNRQVIGIEETSVADLLNGLAGLDVEVVANLDANQLASVGTVPDNVRAVDFVPMNELLAGCSAIVHQGGGATIGNAVVNGVPQLVIPGTTWSERVSAVAQVKRGNGLLVDLEDVTPDSVRAGLQRLLEEPSFRACAAEVRDEVLATPTLDDLVPELERIARWR from the coding sequence ATGCTGATGGTCTTCCCGACGAGGACGCACGTCTACAGCATGGCACCGGTCGGGTGGGCGCTGGCCGCCGCCGGGCACGAGGTGCGGTTCGTCGGCCAGCGCAACCCGCGCGAGGTCGCCTCGTTCGCCGAGACCGGCCTCGACGCCATGTGGTTCGGCGGGGACCTCGACATCGCCCGGCACCGACGGCTCCAGGTCGACGGCGACAACGCGATGCAGGGCGGGTTCCGGATTTCGGAGAGCCGGCCGGAGCGCTACACCGAGGAGTACGTGCGCAACGTCTACGAGCACTGGGTGGACGTCTTCCGCTGGACCACCCCGGACCCCCTGCTCGACGAGTTGGTCCGGTTCGCCCGCCACTGGCGGCCGGACCTCGTGGTGTGGGACCCGATGATCTACGCCGCGCCGATCGTCGCGCGGGCCGTCGGTGTTCCGCACCTGCGGATGATGTACGCGGCCGACCAGACCGCGCGGATCGCCGCGCAGTACCGGGACCTGCGCGCGAGCCGGCCGGACGACCGCTCGCCGGACCCGTTCGTGGAGTGGATGACCGCCGCGGTGGGCCGGTTCGGCGCGGACTACGACGAGAGCCTGCGCCACGGCGTCAAGACCATCGACTGCCACCCGTCCTACCTGCGGTACGACGGCGTGGACGTCGACTACGTGCCCGCGCGGTTCGTCCCGCAGAACAAGCCGATGGCGATCCCCCGGTGGGTGCTCGACGAGCCGGCGCGGCCCAGGGTGATGCTGACGCTGGGCGTCTCGAACCGCCAGGTGATCGGCATCGAGGAGACGTCCGTGGCCGACCTGCTCAACGGCCTCGCCGGCCTCGACGTCGAGGTGGTCGCGAACCTCGACGCGAACCAGCTCGCGTCGGTCGGGACGGTGCCGGACAACGTGCGCGCGGTGGACTTCGTGCCGATGAACGAGCTGCTGGCCGGCTGCTCGGCCATCGTGCACCAGGGCGGCGGCGCGACCATCGGCAACGCCGTGGTGAACGGCGTGCCGCAGCTCGTGATCCCCGGCACCACCTGGAGCGAGCGGGTGTCCGCGGTGGCCCAGGTCAAGCGCGGCAACGGCCTGCTGGTGGACCTGGAGGACGTCACGCCGGACTCGGTCCGCGCCGGGCTCCAGCGGCTGCTGGAGGAGCCGTCGTTCCGCGCCTGCGCCGCCGAGGTGCGCGACGAGGTGCTGGCCACCCCCACCCTCGACGACCTCGTCCCGGAGCTGGAACGGATCGCCCGGTGGCGGTGA
- a CDS encoding sensor histidine kinase: MAVTPRPGPVRTIVFLLASFPVRLVVFPLVVVTTVLGIVTIMLWVGIPVLVAATSLIRGFADLERAWVRAMLGVDVAAPHRLPGGGGLLHTWQVRLVDPVTWRELIYVLLALPLGIVEFVAGIVSVAVPPFGIFVAPKIGELHGALALSLLGPDRTAQLEAHTRRLKDSRARAVDAVEAERRRIERDLHDGAQQRLVAVAMSLGRARLKLDSDDPAAARELIGSAHSDAKLAVSELRDLARGIYPPVLQDRGLDAALSSLTARMLIPVDVRVDVEPRPPAPVETAAYFIVSETLANITKHAGAGRASVRVTRDDDTVVVEITDDGRGGASPRPGGGLAGLVDRAATIDGVLTVVSPVGGPTVVRADLPVRW, translated from the coding sequence GTGGCGGTGACGCCCCGGCCGGGGCCGGTCCGGACCATCGTCTTCCTCCTCGCGAGCTTCCCGGTACGTCTGGTGGTGTTCCCGCTCGTGGTCGTGACGACCGTGCTCGGCATCGTCACCATCATGCTGTGGGTCGGCATCCCCGTCCTGGTGGCCGCGACCTCCCTCATCCGCGGTTTCGCCGACCTGGAGCGCGCCTGGGTGCGCGCCATGCTCGGGGTCGACGTGGCGGCGCCCCACCGGCTGCCGGGAGGCGGGGGGCTGCTGCACACCTGGCAGGTCCGGCTGGTGGACCCGGTGACCTGGCGCGAGCTGATCTACGTGCTGCTCGCGCTGCCGCTGGGCATCGTCGAGTTCGTGGCCGGGATCGTGTCGGTGGCCGTGCCGCCGTTCGGGATCTTCGTGGCGCCGAAGATCGGGGAGCTGCACGGCGCGCTGGCGCTGTCGCTGCTGGGACCCGACCGCACGGCCCAGCTGGAGGCGCACACCCGGCGGCTGAAGGACTCGCGGGCCCGCGCCGTCGACGCCGTGGAGGCCGAGCGCCGGCGCATCGAGCGGGACCTGCACGACGGGGCGCAGCAGCGGCTGGTGGCCGTGGCGATGAGCCTGGGCCGGGCCCGGCTGAAGCTCGACTCGGACGACCCGGCCGCGGCGCGCGAGCTGATCGGCTCGGCCCACTCCGACGCGAAGCTCGCCGTGTCCGAGCTGCGCGACCTCGCCCGGGGGATCTACCCGCCGGTGCTCCAGGACCGCGGCCTGGACGCGGCGCTGTCGTCGTTGACGGCCCGGATGCTGATCCCGGTGGACGTCCGGGTCGACGTGGAGCCGCGCCCGCCCGCGCCGGTGGAGACCGCGGCGTACTTCATCGTGAGCGAGACGCTGGCCAACATCACGAAGCACGCGGGCGCCGGCCGCGCCTCGGTGCGGGTGACGCGTGACGACGACACCGTGGTCGTCGAGATCACGGACGACGGCCGCGGCGGCGCCTCCCCCCGGCCCGGCGGCGGCCTGGCCGGTCTGGTCGACCGCGCCGCGACGATCGACGGCGTGCTCACCGTGGTCAGCCCGGTGGGCGGGCCGACGGTGGTGCGCGCCGACCTCCCCGTCCGCTGGTGA